From one Solanum stenotomum isolate F172 chromosome 12, ASM1918654v1, whole genome shotgun sequence genomic stretch:
- the LOC125848339 gene encoding auxin-responsive protein SAUR50-like, whose translation MALKKATQTAALKQILKKCSSFGKNENGLPNDVPKGHFVVYVGENRSRYIIPISWLTHPQFQTLLQRAEEEFGFNHDVGITIPCHEHDFCSLISNF comes from the coding sequence ATGGCTCTAAAGAAAGCAACTCAAACAGCAGCTCTTAAACAAATCTTGAAAAAATGTTCTAGctttggaaaaaatgaaaatgggcTACCAAATGATGTCCCAAAAGGACATTTTGTGGTATATGTGGGAGAAAATAGGAGTAGATATATTATTCCAATTTCTTGGTTGACACATCCTCAATTTCAAACTTTGCTTCAAAGGGCTGAAGAAGAGTTTGGATTTAATCATGATGTGGGAATTACTATTCCTTGTCATGAACATGATTTCTGCTCTCTTATTTCTAACTTTTGA